Proteins from a genomic interval of Salmo salar chromosome ssa14, Ssal_v3.1, whole genome shotgun sequence:
- the LOC106570504 gene encoding ras-related protein Rab-5A: MANRGGATRPNGSNAGNKICQFKLVLLGESAVGKSSLVLRFVKGQFHEFQESTIGAAFLTQTVCLDDTTVKFEIWDTAGQERYHSLAPMYYRGAQAAIVVYDITNEESFARARNWVKELQRQASPNIVIALSGNKADLASKRAVDFQDAQSYADDNSLLFMETSAKTSMNVNEIFMAIAKRLPKSEPAATGANSGRNRGVDLTEAAQPTKAPCCST; this comes from the exons ATGGCCAACAGGGGAGGAGCTACGAGACCCAACGGGTCTAACGCTGGTAACAAGATCTGCCAGTTCAAGCTGGTACTTCTGGGGGAGTCGGCGGTGGGCAAGTCCAGCCTGGTGCTTCGCTTCGTCAAGGGACAGTTCCACGAGTTCCAGGAGAGCACCATTGGAG cgGCCTTCCTGACCCAGACAGTGTGTCTAGACGACACGACGGTGAAGTTTGAGATCTGGGACACGGCAGGACAGGAGCGCTACCACAGCCTGGCGCCCATGTATTACAGAGGGGCGCAGGCCGCCATCGTGGTCTACGACATCACAAATGAG GAGTCATTTGCACGGGCCAGGAACTGGGTGAAAGAGCTGCAGAGACAAGCCAGCCCCAACATTGTCATCGCCCTGTCTGGCAACAAAGCTGACCTCGCCAGCAAGAGAGCCGTGGACTTCCAG GATGCCCAGTCATATGCAGACGACAACAGCTTGCTCTTCATGGAGACGTCGGCCAAGACGTCTATGAATGTGAACGAGATATTCATGGCTATTG CAAAAAGATTGCCCAAGAGCGAGCCTGCGGCCACTGGAGCTAACAGCGGGCGGAACAGGGGCGTCGACCTAACGGAAGCCGCCCAGCCAACTAAGGCCCCCTGCTGCAGTACTTAA
- the LOC106570503 gene encoding histone acetyltransferase KAT2B: MSGSAGIQQGSPAIGAAGSAPAAPGAGGTEGSGATVGSARIAVKKAQLRSSPRPKKLEKLGVYSSCKAEGACKCNSWKSQNPPPTPPRTDQQPNTVNLQDPCRSCSHTLGDHVTHLENVSEEEMNRLLGIALDVEYLNTCVHKEEDADTKQVYFSLFKLLRKCILQMGKPVVEAQESPPFEKPSIEQGVNNFVQYKFSHLPSKERQTIVELAKMFLNQINYWQLETPSQRRRRAPADDAAGYKVNYTRWLCYCNVPQFCDSLPRYETTQIFGRTLLRSVFTVMRKQLLEQARQEKDKLPPEKRTLILTHFPKFLSMLEEEVYSHSSPIWSEDFLAGSSGGPIPIHTVISAPPVARPLYYNTSPVSVDQSSCGSVSPARKTASVLEPSPGGQKRKPSEPLPHEETKKLRIVGDIPMELINEVMATITDPASMLGPETSLLSAHSARDEAARLEERRGVIEFHVIGNSLNQKPNKRILMWLVGLQNVFSHQLPRMPKEYITRLVFDPKHKTLSLIKDGRVIGGICFRMFPSQSFTEIVFCAVTSNEQVKGYGTHLMNHLKEYHIKHDILNFLTYADEYAIGYFKKQGFSKDIKVPKAKYLGYIKDYEGATLMGCELNPSIPYTEFSVIIKKQKEIIKKLIERKQAQIRKVYPGLSCFKEGVRQIPIESIPGIRETGWKPVGKGKELKDPDQLYSTLKTILQHVKSHQNAWPFMEPVKKTEAPGYYQVIRFPMDLKTMSERLKSRYYTTRKLFMADMQRIFTNCREYNPPESEYYKCANLLEKFFYTKIKEAGLIEK, encoded by the exons ATGTCCGGGAGCGCAGGGATTCAGCAGGGCTCCCCGGCCATCGGTGCAGCGGGATCGGCGCCTGCGGCTCCGGGAGCCGGGGGAACCGAGGGTTCGGGCGCCACGGTAGGATCGGCACGAATcgcggtgaagaaggcgcagctcCGCTCCTCCCCGCGCCCGAAGAAACTGGAGAAGCTCGGAGTTTATTCATCTTGCAAG GCTGAGGGGGCCTGTAAGTGTAACAGCTGGAAGAGCCAGAACCCCCCTCCCACACCACCCCGTACAGACCAGCAGCCCAACACTGTCAACCTTCAGGACCCCTGTCGTAGCTGCTCTCATACACTGG GTGATCATGTAACCCACCTGGAGAATGTTTCAGAGGAGGAGATGAACAGGCTTCTGGGCATTGCTCTGGACGTGGAGTACCTGAACACATGTGTCCACAAAGAGGAGGACGCTGACACCAAACAAGTCTACTTCTCCCTCTTCAAG CTGTTGAGGAAATGCATCCTACAGATGGGCAAACCTGTAGTGGAGGCACAGGAGAGTCCTCCCTTTGAGAAACCTAGCATTGAACAG GGGGTGAATAACTTTGTCCAGTACAAGTTCAGTCATCTTCCCTCCAAGGAGCGACAGACCATCGTGGAGCTGGCCAAGATGTTCCTCAACCAGATCAACTACTGGCAGCTGGAGACACCCTCACAGAGACGACGGCGGGCCCCTGCTGATGATGCCGCCGGGTACAAAGTCAACTACACCAG ATGGCTGTGCTACTGCAACGTCCCTCAGTTCTGTGACAGTCTACCGCGGTACGAGACGACCCAAATCTTCGGTCGGACCCTGCTGCGCTCTGTCTTCACTGTAATGAGGAAACAGCTGCTAGAGCAGGCCAGGCAGGAGAAGGATAAGCTACCCCCGGAGAAACGCACTCTCATCCTCACACACTTCCCCAA ATTCCTGTCCAtgctggaggaggaggtgtacaGTCACAGCTCTCCCATCTGGAGTGAAGACTTCCTGGCTGGATCCTCAGGAGGACCGATCCCCATCCATACAG TGATCAGTGCGCCCCCGGTGGCCAGGCCTCTGTACTACAACACCAGCCCAGTATCTGTGGACCAATCCAGCTGTGGCAGTGTCAGTCCTGCCAGGAAGACCGCCTCTGTTCTGGAACCCAGCCCAG GTGGGCAGAAGCGGAAGCCATCGGAGCCCCTCCCCCATGAGGAGACTAAGAAGCTTAGGATTGTCGGGGACATCCCCATGGAACTCATCAACGAAGTCATGGCAACCATCACCGACCCCGCCTCCATGCTGGGACCAGAG ACCAGTCTACTGTCGGCCCACTCAGCCCGTGATGAGGCGGCacgcctggaggagaggaggggggtgataGAGTTCCACGTCATCGGGAACTCCCTCAACCAGAAGCCCAACAAGAGGATCCTCATGTGGCTGGTGGGCCTCCAGAATGTCTTCTCTCACCAGCTGCCTCGCATGCCCAAAGAGTACATCACACGCCTCGTCTTTGACCC TAAGCACAAGACTCTGTCGCTGATCAAAGATGGCCGTGTGATCGGAGGGATCTGCTTCCGGATGTTCCCCTCGCAGAGCTTCACAGAGATCGTATTCTGTGCTGTCACCTCCAACGAGCAGGTCAAG GGATACGGCACTCACCTGATGAACCATCTGAAGGAGTACCACATCAAGCACGACATCCTCAACTTCCTCACCTACGCAGACGAGTATGCCATTGGCTACTTCAAAAAGCAG ggctTCTCTAAAGACATCAAGGTTCCCAAGGCCAAGTATCTGGGCTACATCAAAGACTATGAGGGAGCGACGCTGATGGGCTGTGAGCTCAACCCCAGCATCCCTTACACTGAGTTCTCTGTCATTATCAAGAAGCagaaagag atcataaagaaactgatagaGAGGAAGCAAGCTCAGATCAGAAAGGTCTACCCAGGACTTTCCTGTTTTAAGGAAGGAGTTCGACAGATTCCCATCGAGAGCATTCCTGGAATAC GAGAAACTGGATGGAAACCGGTGGGCAAAGG GAAAGAGCTGAAGGATCCAGATCAGCTGTACAGCACCCTGAAGACCATCCTACAACACGTTAAG AGTCACCAGAATGCCTGGCCGTTCATGGAACCAGTGAAAAAGACTGAGGCTCCCGGCTACTACCAAGTCATCCGCTTCCCCATGG ACCTGAAGACGATGTCGGAGCGTCTGAAGAGCAGGTACTACACCACGCGGAAGCTCTTCATGGCCGACATGCAGCGCATCTTCACCAACTGTCGCGAGTACAATCCCCCAGAGAGCGAGTACTACAAGTGTGCCAACCTGCTAGAGAAGTTCTTCTACACCAAGATCAAGGAGGCAGGTCTCATTGAGAAGTGA